Within Anguilla anguilla isolate fAngAng1 chromosome 11, fAngAng1.pri, whole genome shotgun sequence, the genomic segment AATTAACTAACTTGCGAGATAGCTGACCAAATTAATGTTTGCTACTACTGTGTTGTCCAGgaaagaatacaccctggagtTATTGCATCCGTGGTCGTCGTGTCATTAATCGCGATTGTGGCTGCAGTTTTCATAATCAGGAAATACTGTTTTCACCACAGGTAAGTGCAGGAATGCAATATTCAACAAGGAGCGCAAGTCTTGCCGAATTCTTCAGTGCATTGGTTTTGAAATGGGATGATACACTGTGCATGGGCTGCATGTCTACTCTGTAGTCAGTTAAGTAAACAAACGATACAGCGCTGCGCAGATTTTATGCAAAATTGCAACACTGTCCTCTGACGAGTCACATACCAGGTTAATTCGTCACAGTAGCCTATGTTAGGAGTAGGTTGACCTTAACAACCTTTAGCATGGCTTGATAGCACAGCAAACCAATggcagcaataataataatttacgTACCGCGATTCGACACGTCAAGCAGCATTTGGTGATGTAGCATTCTGACAGCAGCCTGTCAGAATGCTACATTTCTGATATCTAATATCTATATGATACCAAATTGCAACTACATAATTACCATTAGAagtattaaaacattacataccATAAAGAGGTGTTACTTGTGCCAACAGGATATGAACATATACTTCATGTACTTAAGTTTGAATAAATTTCATACAACTACACATTTCCTAGCTTCAAACAGTGAATTCTGTGCATGTATTTGAACTCATTACTTTGTTCTTATGTTTAAGATTTTCccaaagaaaatattaataactTGTAATAACTGATCgttaatgtaacaaaatgttgCTCCAAGtgtcaacaaaaatgtaataaaattcaATAATGTGATAAAtcgaccaataatgtaataactatgAAATGCACATGCCCATGGAACATTAAGAAATCTTTCCACTGAGGAGTTCCCAGTTTATTTGCTTTGAGTGGTACTTCCTCCCTGTTgggatattacattacattacagacatttacagGGATAATGGTGGAATTCCATCAGGATTGACTGGGGGTTGCTTTGGGTTGTCTGCTGTCTCATCATTGTCTGGTGAGCTCTTTCAATGCCATTGTCCCTGAATACCAGATAGCCAGATATCCTTTACGTTGTCCACCATGGTTTGTCCTCATTCTCACAGCTCAGAGACACCCCTAATTCATACTGTATAGTTTATGCTTTAGTTAAGCCCCTCATTGAGTTTCTCAACCACTGCAACCGTGAATCTTTTACCTTCCTCTTAACTAAACATGTTATGCGCACATATCTTCTGAATGCATTTACTGAATCATTTAGATCTACACCGTTTTAATTTAAAAGGCTGAAACAAGAAGACAGTCCATTTCTAATTAAATGTAACTGCATTTGAACAGTGTGCACTGTGAAGTTGGATATTTCACAAAGGTCAAGTTCACTTGCTCTTTTAAAAAACCTCCCGGCTGGGCATCAACATTTTCAGGCCAcaccttttcctttttcataGATTTTTTCAGccttattgatttttaaaaagcctgcaTCGGGTATGAAGGTTgcgcaaaacaaaacagtaatgCAAGTTCAAAGGTCTTTATGAAAccagttatttttgtttcagtttctcaCATAGAGCTTTGCCTGTCTGGCAAGGTCATCTGCCTATGGTGACTCCTGCACATCAATTCACAGATGAACTTATTGCCTTGCATTCACTTGCCAGCTAATATAGAACAAAAATACTCTTCCTAATAATATTCCTGCAGGAAACATTGAAAGTAGCCATGGTGACGGGGTCGTCTGCTCTGTAACCAcatggtttggttttttttttttttaatgttaaatgcagCGAGGCTACGTACAGATACTCGGTTCTGAGAGGAATGGAGGAAGATGGAACTGCTGAAGATCTCGATAGCGACGCTGACCTTGGACCGAGCATAGAGGACTCCGACGAGGTGAGACCTAATGATCTCCTCCTATGTTACTCGCCCACTACTGGCGAGGTAACTCGTGTGGCGATGT encodes:
- the LOC118208636 gene encoding sortilin-like, which translates into the protein MTMSLSSGLGIYHYVSSLIFSVLLFLDRGIIAINFPTSYTHEQLDDNDTGMLLRDNSLKPPPAPQERIHPGVIASVVVVSLIAIVAAVFIIRKYCFHHSEATYRYSVLRGMEEDGTAEDLDSDADLGPSIEDSDEDILE